The DNA region gaaaaattaaaaacaaaaaaaaattgaaaataaaaataaagttagaggaattattttataataaatcccTAACCAAAATACGATGGGTTTTGATTAGAGCGttctaaacaattttttttattacaaaaatataattattttttactaatttcacaaaagaatttttaattttattttttgtctctaataaatgaccaattttttgtttttgtccccaatatatttttttaattttttggtcctaataatttttttttatttttttagtttccatATTTATTTAGATAGCGCTTTAAAAACCTAATTAGGTAGCGCtttatggaaaataaaataaaataaatatttattatagacaaaaaaatattttttattaataatcaaaacaaaatattagttatatatatatatatatatatatatatatatatatatatatatatgaaagataaaaaatacatttagtctaattatttttaaaaataattatttaccaaACATACACTACCCTCAATCTGTGGGTTCACTCTGGGATAGGGAAGCTTAAATGTGAGATTGAATCATAGCTtcaaaaaaacaacacaaaagctTTTATCATTGATTACACAATGACAGACAGCATATATCAATCAATTATGGCAATGAAAGTGAATACTATCAGAAATTTGATTCGAGAGAAAGAACCTCAAGAATAGTTGTAgacttcgtttttttttttcaacatttgTTACAAAGTGTTACTATCTGACAGCTCGAAGATCTCCTTTAGCAATTGGAGCCAACGATGAAGACATGAAGAGTGCACGTTCTCATATATGCAGTGTTTTGAAGGGGggaaagaattttaaataacgTGTAGGAAAGAAAACTATGTTTGGTTTATAACAGGTGaagagaaaaagtaaaatactaCAAATTATTAAGAGTTTAATATTAATGAACTCTGATCTGGAACATATGCGaaactaataaatttataaaatcttcCCCTTCTCACGTTTCTTACATATTCATATCCAACTAAACAGTATATCCAGTCACGGATGGTCCAGCTCTATGTTGCTTTTTATGATGTAGTTATAGTGAATGCGTTTCAGTTCCTGGTCTTTGATTCAATAATATTGTTTTAGTGTCACTGATGAAGTTGTACATAAAGAGCATATATGCTATTGGTAAGCTGCACTAAAGTTTATTGTTATTGGATGCTGCTGCAATATTTGACTTATATAAGAAGAGATGGATGATAGAGTTTGGATTGGTTTTGACTGTATAAAAAAATggacattaaatatatttaattctgCATATGCTAATGTAAGTCATACCAGCCATTGAAACTATTAGAACGGTTTCACTATCTCACTTCTGCTAATTTGTTTGTTGGTAATTGGATCTCACTGTATGAGTCTATTCTTATTCACAATAAGTCCCAATGACATggacacattaattaattaaatatgacaTGGCTGcttgactatatatatatatatatatatgaatgcaCCACTTCCCACACTATGTGGTCCGGTTCATGGGTTATGGTGTTACACTATGTGGGAGCATCAAATTAGgtatagtcaagattcatcattaATATGAGATGGACCCTTTATATATGCATCAGATTAGAGCACTTTGGTGTACATGTTTTAGCATGTGGTAGTGGTAGTTGATCAGCAGAAAGTGATTTTAGGAAGGCTGGTGAATTATTAGAAGCTACAACTAAAGTAGTTGCAATGGCAGGGGCATTGATTGTTTTGGATCATCCCTTCTGAACACAAATCATTAATGTTGCTATTACTTTAAGAACATAACCACAGCACTAACAAGGGATATAATATAGTAATATACATTATAGCGAGCATCATATCACATGGTAGATGAAATGCACTTGGACAAAGTAAtaagttgaaaaattatattatcctCAAAACCTAGCTACTTAATTTGGGTGCACATAGTGAAAGTTAGGGAAATTGAACACCAATTCTTGTTTATCCATGTTGATAACTGTAAAACTGTGATATGGAAACTTTCTATAACTTACCAAAATGGAAATGCGTGTTATATCATCTACAATAACATGCATTTGCTAGCGTATGCCTATAACTAACATAATGAcataatgaaataatataaagaaatatGGAAGATCTGCAAACAACACTAAGGTCAACTAGAATGCAGGTAGACATTTTAGTTAGATTTCCACTCTTAATTAACAAACATGCCGATCTGGGTTTTGgaataaacaattaaatatcaaataaatttatgtatCATAAACATTGCTGAGCATAGTTAAACCAAGCTACTTTTTGCCTCTCTTTTTTTTGGCATAAACGTTTTTCCTGATTGTAATTAAGTAAGTACAACAACCACTTTTGctaattcatttttcaaatacTCAAGTAACactccaataataataataaaaaaaaagcaccATACAAAAGTGCCATCTCCACAAAAGGACAATAAACAAAGTTGCTTTAGAACCTTAGTGGAGTCGAAAAAGTTTATTATGACTTGAAAGCTATGTTCTTCTATAGTCTCTAAGACATAAGCATTTCATGGACGCAAAAGAGTTAGACAAAGTAAGAAGAACTTTTGTCTAAGCCAGTAAAAAGGCCAATTCACCCAAATCACGCGATAGAGGATTGATCGAGTAACACTTGCTTCTAAAGAAACGAGTTTCTTGTATTAGAGCTTTATGTAAAGCACAAGTAAACTACAGATTCGacttgagttttattttttcacaatcgattataataataaaataaaacttatccaaagtgttttctatctaaagaaaaacaagttttCAAAAGGTTACTGTCAGATTACCAACATATGATTAAGGTCGTATTtaatatagttttaaaaaaaacaaaaaaaactaattaacactaattcttaaatttaaacCCTACATTTCACCTCTTACTTGTGTTTATTCTAGCCTGTTTGGTGAAGACAAAGGGCAACAAAGGGATAAATGACATCGATAATAATGCTGGACCTATGAAGTGAGCGTGGAGGCAATGATTCTGGTTCTAACATTTCAATGAATCACACAAGAAAGAGAGATCTAGAGACTTTACAGATTTAAGACTATATAGTTGAGTATATGACTTAAAGATATTAATTGGTACTACCAACATGAAGCATTTATATTTGGATAGTCtattatttaagaattttatagTTAAGCATGTTTAGCTTGGAGTAATTATGGAATGAGTGAGATTCTGAGAAGTTCTTTAAAGGAAGTgtgtaagtaaaaataaaacatgttgaAAAATTTCGTATTAGTTTATGGGATTAGTCATTGATCTTAGAAGCAAATAAAGCTGATTGTCGAAATCTCAAAAATGACTACTTACGAAAGGATTTTGACTAGTGGAGGGTTCTCACCAACGACAATATTAAGTGAAGTACCACCATGTGAAGTGTCATAGTGTCTGagtcaataaaaaattgtcaatCATGGACATTACAAATAATATCAAAGCAAACATCTTTCTCTAATACAGTGTGATGGTTTAAGGACAAATTAAGTGAAAAGTCTTGTATTGATTTATGGAGTCAATCATTGATCCTTGAAACAAACAAAGTTAATTGTCGAGATCTCATAAAAGAATACCTAAAAAGGATTCtaaccaataaaaatattgagtAAAATATCACCTATAAAATACATTTAACATTATTAATACTAcaccaatttttataaaatcaatgttaaaagaGATGTgatgacatttttaaaattaaatataactatTGTATTATACAATGTCGATTCAAGAAGAAATAGTATTATAAACTtatttcaacatcaatttttcataaaatggtgttaatcaaatattttaacatcaatttttatttaaattgatgttaagtTCTCTTTCTAACACTGCTACAAGAGTCTTTTAACCACATGTACATTAGACTTTAAAcattactttatttataaatacaaaactttacacataaagaaataattaatttcagtttttcactcataatatatatgatgtgtctaaaaaattaacatggTTTCTGTTAAAAGTAAACTAGTAAACTTTAGAGATATTAGTAATACATATTATACACGGGAGTCATATATCTAGAAATATTTTACTCAATAATATTATTCTGATGAAAATGTCTGTACGTACTGTACACGTATAATTTtctcaaaagatttttttttcttttttattttttgaacacAAAATTCAAGGAGGCGTAAAattttctcaaaagaaaatgtggttttttttctttatagttTTTGAACACAAAATTCAAGGAGAAAGAAAATGGCTGGCGTATAGTTCAATcttaaaggaagaaaaagaatgaaattccAACGAAAAGCGCGTAAATGCCAATTGTTGTTTGTTGCTGTTAAAAGCACAAAACAACACAACACTTGTTGTATACACGCTTTCTCTTTGGGTTCTACCTTTTTTTCTTGTATCCTATGGCTCTGAACGCACACTTCACTCTTATATTTGATGATCCAAATTTAACGTCATCTCAACaactttgtttttataaaaataaaacacaattttgttttgaCCACTCCGTCACATGTTTTTCCGTGTGCCCTGACATGGCGATGATCAAGCAAATCTTGATTTGTTTCTGAGTCAATCAATAGATAGATAAACACTTGACCTGTTCAAGTTACCACGAGTACTcagaattttcaaataaaaatatttattgatattttataattttcctttattaatattaatactcTTGAAAAACCCTAAGAAAATGGTAAAAAGTAAAGGAGAAACTGAATCAGAAAAAATTTGGATATTAGACTTGATACTCTAGTTATTAATTTTACTCATTAAGCTACCcttaattcataattaatttatcaaatttatttttacaattatcttgtttgattatttgattttttacatgtatttaacttaaaaaaacaaacatgttcaaaacatagacgattttttcttcttttctcgttaccatatcaattttcaaaacaacgtacaaaattatgttatgcacatgttataattttgttgaattgggtaaatagaaaaaaattggtCACCACTATTTGAAATTGAGAAAGTTTAGGTTGGTATGCTGAATACATTTTGCGTTATAAGTAATTAATATGTAGGGTGTATGTCTTATCCATGATCCATTCCCGCTGGCTTtggattaattttatttccttctaaaaaaaataataaaatattttttcccaaattttaaatgcaaaaaaaaaaacaaataggcATTATATCATTCAGTATATATTTAGGAGATTTAgttcattagttaaaaaaattacgtgaattattgtaaattattcttgatatttattttttattcaatcaaaatatcattcaatacatgacaaaaaaaccatgtaatttatatacattatgcacacaaaaattagtaaaaaaaatcacatgatcCCAAAATCAAAACCTTGGATATGGAAAAGGCTAAAATCTAAATgttcatgtttttctctttgatgaagCATATGAGTGGTGGTGAAGATCTAATGTGGAAAAAGATGGCAatcttattgttattttttctattttttgtttgtttaaatgCATATGATGCATTAATTAGGTGTATGGGATGACTAGAAGAATAATGTACCATTGATGCATTTCTAAACAAAATTTAGATTGATATACATTTttctctcgagaaaatcctaattaaaacggatcaaatattaaatatgaatatttttatcatagattaattttcttaaatttatgattttaacataatgatataaaattctgttataccttaaaaaaataatttatttatcagaAAATTctgtgtttgatttttcttttgtacAAAATTTATCTGACTCACTTACGGTGAGCAGAATTAACCTATAAATCGTGTTGGCAATATTTGAATTTGGTGCAGTCTTTCATTCGGTCATTAGCAGCTGCCAAGGAAGCTTCTCTATCTTTCTTGTGACCGGTTGCTTCCTGTGAAACCCAAGACTTCCAACTTTTCACTCGTTAACATATATGAAACAGTTGACCAATTATATaccttttttgttgtttattttcaCTAATCTTTTTTATCACATTTATTTTCCATTAATATATTACTTACCCATAAAGTTTCTCCAAAATAGGTATAGGTATCATCTCAGTCGtcatcattcaattttttttctcttttatttgccAACATTAATGTTCTACAATCATCCATTCATATAAAGTATGTGAATGAACTCCACCTTATGTACTACTAGCAtttatcccttttttttttttatacattcttTCTCTTTCACCCTCTTTCAAGGCTCCACTTTTATAATTCCTTGTAATTTCTTCATCAAAGTATCAAACttgtcttctctctctctccttttacTTCCTCTGCATATATGATATATTCTTCCAAAATCCTCATCTAAGGGTTAATTTTGTTCCGGacaagtttttattattattattattattttttaaatttcagaatGATTTACTTATAGGTTTCTGATCCAAGGTTTAAGATGTTATAGTTTCCTTGAATTCTCATCTGGGTTCAACCTGTTTGATGTTTTGACTGAATCAGTTTGAAATAGTGGTGATTATCTGATACCAAACATAAAAGATTCAgctctttttcttgtttctttgtcacAAGACTTGGATTTTGAGAATCTGGAGACATGGGTTGTTGTGCAAGTAAAGAGTCAGAGCCGCAACACAATGGTTACAGACATGCTGGGACTGGTGGTGTGCACAACCAGAAGACTCATGAACCTTTGGTCAACCAATCAAGAGCACCTGCAAATCAACCTTATCATTTACATGAAAAGCATGCTGCATCCACTGCTCAGACAGTGCCTCAAAATATGCCATGGAAGCCTCCTGGTCCAGCCCTTAGTCCTAAACCTGTTGTTGGTGTTAGGCAAGACACAATTCTTGGGAAGCAGTTTGAGGATGTGAAGCAGTTCTACACACTTGGGAAGGAGTTGGGTAGAGGGCAATTTGGTGTGACATATCTTTGCACTGAGAATTCGACCGGATTGCAGTATGCCTGCAAGTCCATTTCCAAGAGGAAACTTGCGAGCAAATCTGATAAGGAGGACATAAAGAGGGAGATTCAGATTATGCAGCATTTGAGTGGTCAACCCAACATTGTTGAGTTCAAAGGGGCTTATGAGGATAGGAGCTCAGTTCATGTTGTGATGGAGCTGTGTGCAGGTGGGGAACTTTTTGATAGGATTATTGCCAAGGGGCATTACAGTGAGAAGGCTGCTGCTTCAATTTGCAGACAAATTGTAAATGTTGTTCATATCTGTCATTTCATGGGTGTGATGCATAGGGATCTGAAACCAGAGAATTTTTTGCTATCTAGTAGGGACGAAAATGCACTTCTCAAGGCAACCGATTTTGGCTTGTCAGTTTTCATTGAAGAAGGTAAAGTTTTGATTCATTCAATGGTCATTAGTTCTAATTCCTCTGGCATCTTAATGCTGTGGAATTCCAGTTTAACCAATAGATGGAGTCTTCATTGGAAAATatgctagttttatttttaggattgAAATATTAATGAATATGCTGCTAAGTTTTAGTGAAAAATTTTAAACGTTTCTATCTCAAACTTTACCTTTGGATTATGCTTTTTAGAAATGTTTTTGCAAattcatgaaattttaaaattagaattttagcTGTATTGGTTCCAGTGTTTTACATACAACAACTAATAGGTAGGTGTGGTAGGTGAGGGAGCCTTAGTACAAAGAAGCTTTATTGTCCTTACTTGTTGGCAGCCCTGTTTTGTCAAAACCTGGGCTAGAAAGTTTGAGAACCATAGCATGTGCTTTACAGCacaattttcttaaaagatgTAGGTTGGAATTAACTTCCatcatttaatttaactaaagCTTCATATCATTGTTCTTTTTCCTCCATCTGTTTGCGATTATGCATTTGGTTTATAGCATTTCATCACTATACCTAATTGTGGTGTCTTTGATATCCAGTTTGGTCCATGATCTATCAGATAAGCTTTGGCTATACCCAAAAATCACAAGCATGCAGACTTAGTATTTGCAGACAGATTTTCGTTTCAGATTTCACTTAATTTGAGATGTTTTGTCAAATTTTAGGAAATAAAGTTATTGCTTGTTGGTCCATTTTACTTCTGTAATTAGCTTTGAAGTGCTTCACACATTTGTAATCACATCATTCACGGGCAATACATGCACTTAAATATCTATTGAAACTACTTATCATTCAATCAGAtgatttattgaaattaaatagaAGCAAGATTATCTTCCTTTTGGAATGTGTACTTAAATTTCTCTGATTAATTATTTCCAGGAAAGGTATATCGGGATATAGTTGGTAGTGCTTACTATGTTGCTCCTGAAGTTCTGCGGCGCAGATGTGGGAAGGAAATAGATATATGGAGTGCAGGAGTCATATTGTATATCTTACTTAGTGGAGTCCCTCCATTTTGGGCTGGTAAACACTGAGACTTTGATCTTCATAATAGAATAGAGGAATTATCAACTTATATTGAAAActtaaaacatacattttctttttgttttctattcccTTTTACTTGTTAGACTTgtctaatttgtttttatcaaatatGTTCTGTAGAGACTGAGAAGGGAATATTTGATGCCATATTGGAAGGTCACATTGATTTTGAAAGTCAACCATGGCCTAACATCTCAGACAGTGCCAAGGATCTTGTTCGTAAGATGCTTATACAGGATCCAAAGAAACGCATTACCTCTGCTCAAGTTCTTGGTATATAACTTTTTTCATGTGTTTTCTCCTTAATCTTATTAAATACTTGAAGTTTATTAAAATGTATCCAAAACTCCTGATAGTATCTTCCTGCTTACTGGTCAATTTTATGTGTACTGGTAGTGTAAGATTTAGAAGATAAATTATAAGAGGAGTTTGTGAGCTATTGTAGTATGTACAAATAACTATTGTTAATTGTAATGCATGAAGAAACTGAATTCACTTAATAGCTTGTAGATTTCAAAGGCTATTTCATATCTGTATATTATGCTATATCTATACAGGTATGCCAACATACTCTGCAAGTGAACTTACTAGTTGTTAAGACTGGAGATTTGTCAGACAAGATATATTACATCACAAAACTGTATCCTCAGTTTATCACAAATATACAAGTCCTTCCGTTATCTTTAAGgatgtaaattatttatttgttaggtatttgtttgataaataatagtgtgtgtgtgtgtgtgcacgtGCGCGCATGTGCTTTTGGGAACATAATAACAATGTTCTGATATAATCAGCAGCTGCTGCTGTTTGCAACTGTTGCTGACTGATAACATGGGTTGAGCATCCTTATGAAATTTCTTGGTTCTTGGATTTTATTCTCTCTTGTAACTGATTTATATATTGTATGAATGATTAGAGCACCCATGGATTAAAGATGGAAATGCTTCAGACAAGCCGATAGACAGTGCAGTCCTTTCCAGAATGAAGCAATTTAGAGCAATGAATAAGCTAAAGAAACTTGCCTTGAAGGTATGTCCATCCACAATCTGCATGAAGAGATACCAAAGTGATCTTTAATACTTGTTTCCCTAGATAGCATACTAAGTACCTCTATGTCTATGGATTGCTAAAAATTATCAAAGGTTAACTTTAAACCATAACTTCTTTAAAATGTCTATTAAAGTAGTTACAACATTGAGATGTGAAAAATTTCATTCTAGTGTTCCTGTTATGACTGAGTTAGACCAATCTATGTAACTTTATAGTGAAGGATTATCTAGGTCTTGCAATTCAAAAAACTAacttgattttgaacattctttTAGGTCATTGCTGAGAATATGTCTGCAGAAGAGATCCAAGGTTTGAAGGCAATGTTTACAAATATGGACACTGACAAGAGTGGTACAATCACCTATGAAGAACTTAAGTCAGGATTGCATAGACTTGGCTCAAAGCTTACAGAGGCTGAAGTGAAGCAACTTATGGAAGCTGTAAGCTGTTCTTTTGTCctctatattttttcttttaccttgTTTGTTTGGGGAGAAATAGAATGGATTGGGAGGAAATAAGGAGGGAGACAAgtagaaatattaaattttcactGTTTATTTGAGAGGGGAAATAGGAAGGAGGGAAATTATTTATGTGAGATACACTATAAAACAtcccccaaaaaaaaagaatgaaatgggaaggaaattatctttttctttcattttttggtttaatttttaaaaaaaaaattataataaatttttttcaaaaataagaaataattttatgttaagaaaaaacaatcatattaaaagttaagtttctttatataattcatttatttCCTTCCACTTTCTTTTTCACCCCttcaaataaatagataaattctTCCACTTCCTTCCTATTTCTATTTATCCATACAACATATCTTTGTTTCTATCAttcgtttttcttttctctctgttTCACTCCTAATCCAAACAAAGCATAAGGATTTCCAAACTTATATTTCTTGGCTCAAAATTATAGGCTGATGTAGATGGAAATGGCTCAATTGACTACATAGAATTCATCACTGCTACAATGCATAGACACAAATTAGAAAGAGATGACCAACTTTTCAAGGCCTTCCAATATTTTGATAAAGACAACAGTGGGTAAGTCCTTCATCATCATGATTTCTTGTCCAACCTAGTCTTTTCCTCCAATTGCATTTGACTTTGCATTATGCCATTCATATGAATCCTTCAACTACTGAGTCCAATTTTTAAGTTCATTGTCAATGTCATGGTTATCAACTAAGTGTCATGCATTTTGTTTGAGAATTTAATAATAAAGCACAGTGGCCAGCAACCTCATTAAGTGTTTGCTTTGGTAACGTCggcaaattgattttttaaatgaaattgatttttcaaaattgattatACCTAAAAATTGTTTGAACTCAAAAATCCATTATGGACGTGAAATCAATTCCTCAATGTGCAAGCAAGCATGTGAACATTTATCTAAAATCCAAGCTTACTAGTTTTTCAACATGATTCTCAAAAACTTGACATGAAGCCAAACATGCACTTAAACAATCATTAATTGATGATTAGCATTACTAGGATAGAGAGTCAGGGGCAATGACATATCTTCTCTGGTTTTCATTTGATTTCATTACAGGTTTATTACAAGAGATGAATTGGAATCAGCCATGAAAGAATATGGTATGGGTGATGATGCAACAATCAAGGAAATCATATCTGAAGTTGATACAATTATATCTGAAGTGGATACAGATCATGTAAGCTTATTTTCTATTAAGTGAGTTGCTACAAGTTTCTATTCTAGTTCCATATTCGATACTCAATCTTGTGGTTTCACAGGATGGTAGAATCAACTATGAAGAATTCTCTGCGATGATGAAGAGTGGGAACCAACAACAAGGCAAGCTATTCTAAATCACACCATCTAACCAGTCTGAGGGCCtggtatccaaaacccctctAGAGAAAAGGTTTATACCTCTGAGAAGTACTTCCAAACAGTTTGTATCACTCATAGGCATGTAAAGCTTCTATTTAGAATGTTTTTGAGTTACTATGCTCCTCATGACTGTTAGTCAACtccctttttttcatttctgggacctttttttgcttttcacTGAGATTCCATTTCCGAGTCctctttgaatttgttttggacACAAAGTATAAACTCACATAGAAAAAGGTGATATCTCAATAAGATTATACAAGTTTTTGCGCTTGAAATTTGTGTGAAGTTTTCATGCTACAAAGAGAGTGGTTTAGTGGTCAAATCAAACCTTGTTTAGTTAAACCACATTATCTGATGACAACCCCATTATGGCACAGCAAGATTGATTGGAGTTAACAGGATTGGATTCTGACCATGACAATGCCTTCTCATTTTCCTTGTATGAACATTGAAAGTGAGATTGTGCTTGCATAATGCTTAGTACATCTAAGCGACAATAAACCTGGAAAAGACAGAGAGTGAAAATCCAATACCTATTCAATCCATCGTGAATCagcaagaagaaagaaaacattttttttgcaaCTACATCCATATCAAATCGTCAATTTACagttttgcctcttttttcttaattcattAAATTGAAGATACCTTTTCCTTTACCGAGTATTTCAaagtcatattttaaaaataatcgaACGTTTGAGCTGAATtgttcttttaaattataaatttttattctcaATTCAGGTTTTAAAACTTAGACCGTATCTCtctcttttcaatttgaattttcattttattttagcgGTTTTGGTTTAAATGATTCTAGGTTGGGAATGGCAGAATACGTCTATCAGCCTTCATAAGATTTGTTTTCCATGATTTTATCATATTCAAATCACTTGAATCCTTGTGTATTAGTCACAGGTGtggttgaaaatatttggagtcTGATTCTCCGCGCAAGTTGTAAAAAAGAAGTGAAAGAAACAAACTCAAAtagttcaatcaatttaattaaaatgcatttatcaatgtaaatgtttttttttgggttaTATTATCATCCAATAACATATTCCAATGGATAGTAATATTGttgaattttgtaataattagttTACAAATCATATCTAGaatgatttctaattaaaaGCAGAAAAATCTTATCACGTGTCAAAATTAATCTATAGCTCAATTATGCCTGCCATGAATTTCATGTTTCTTTTTCATCTAAAACATCATGAATTTGGTTCATGA from Glycine soja cultivar W05 chromosome 8, ASM419377v2, whole genome shotgun sequence includes:
- the LOC114423414 gene encoding calcium-dependent protein kinase 2-like, producing MGCCASKESEPQHNGYRHAGTGGVHNQKTHEPLVNQSRAPANQPYHLHEKHAASTAQTVPQNMPWKPPGPALSPKPVVGVRQDTILGKQFEDVKQFYTLGKELGRGQFGVTYLCTENSTGLQYACKSISKRKLASKSDKEDIKREIQIMQHLSGQPNIVEFKGAYEDRSSVHVVMELCAGGELFDRIIAKGHYSEKAAASICRQIVNVVHICHFMGVMHRDLKPENFLLSSRDENALLKATDFGLSVFIEEGKVYRDIVGSAYYVAPEVLRRRCGKEIDIWSAGVILYILLSGVPPFWAETEKGIFDAILEGHIDFESQPWPNISDSAKDLVRKMLIQDPKKRITSAQVLEHPWIKDGNASDKPIDSAVLSRMKQFRAMNKLKKLALKVIAENMSAEEIQGLKAMFTNMDTDKSGTITYEELKSGLHRLGSKLTEAEVKQLMEAADVDGNGSIDYIEFITATMHRHKLERDDQLFKAFQYFDKDNSGFITRDELESAMKEYGMGDDATIKEIISEVDTIISEVDTDHDGRINYEEFSAMMKSGNQQQGKLF